CGCCTCGCCCGAACGCGTCGCCGCGTTCCGCACCGGCCTGTCGGCCGAAAGCCGCGCCGCGGCGCTCCTGATCGCCAAGGGCTATCGCATCCTGGCGAAACGCTTCCGCACCCCCTATGGCGAGATCGATTTGGTGGCGCGCCGGCGCAATCTGCTCGCCTTCGTCGAGGTCAAGGCCCGGGCCAGCCTCGACGACGCCGCCTATGCGGTGACGCCGCGCCAGCAGCAGCGCATCGTCAATGCCGCCCAGGCCTGGCTGATGACGCATCCCGAACATGCCGAATTTGATCTCAGATTCGACGCCGTGCTGATTGCGCCGAAGAGCCTGCCGCGCCATCTGTTAGCGGCATTCGACGCAAGCCCTTAAAGTTACCCTCAGACCTCGCGGGACACGCTTATGAAATTGAAGATCGCCGTCCAGATGGATCCCATCGCGCGCATCAACATCCGCGGCGATTCGACCTTTGCGCTGCTGCTCGAAGCACAGAAGCGCGGCCACGGTATTTCCTATTACACGCCCGACAAGCTGTCGCTGCGCGGCGAGGAGCTGGTGGCGCCGGTGCAGCCGCTCACCGTGCGCGACGAGGTCGGCGCTCACTTCACGCTGAGCGAGCCGAAGCGGGAGGCCCTCAACGGCTTCGACGTCGTATTGCTGCGGCAGGACCCGCCGTTCGACCTCGCCTACATCACCTCGACGCATTTGCTCGAGCGCATCCATCCGAAGACGCTGGTGGTGAACGATCCGGCCAGCGTGCGCAACGCGCCGGAAAAGCTGTTCGTGATGAACTTCCCGCAGCTGATGCCGCCGACCCTGATCTCGCGCGACCTCGACGAGATCAACGCCTTCCGCGACCAGCACGGCGCCGTCGTCATGAAACCGTTGCACGGCCATGGCGGCGCCGCGGTCTTCCGCGTGATGCCGCAGGACATGAACTTCGGCTCGCTGTTCGACATGTTCTCGGTCACCTTCAAGGAGCCCTGGGTGATCCAGCGCTTCCTCCCCGAGGTGAAGCATGGCGACAAGCGCATCATCCTGGTTGACGGCGAATTCGCCGGCGCCGTCAACCGCGTGCCGGCGGCGGACGATCTGCGCTCCAACATGGTGCGCGGCGGTGCGGCCAAGGCGACCGAGCTGTCGGATCGCGAGCGCGAAATCTGCGCCACCGTCGGGCCCGCGCTACGCGAACTTGGTCTGATGTTCGTCGGCCTCGACGTGATCGACGGCAACCTGACCGAGATCAACGTCACATCCCCGACCGGCATCCGCGCAATTGCGCGGCTCAACGGCCCCGACGTCGCGGCCAAGATCTGGGATGCCATCGAGAAGAAGCGCGCCGCGAAATAATACTCCTCCCTTGTGCATTGCACATGCTGGCTGAAATTCAGCCAGCGTACGGGCGCGTGTGCGTTCGCCTTATTCTACTTGCCAGCTTGCGCCGGCGAGGGCAGCATTCTCTTGCCTGCGTCAGGTCAAGCGGCGGGCCAACGCGGGCGACAACGCGAAAACATCATAAAAATTGTGGAGGAAGACGTTATGACGCTCAATGTCTCACGACGATCCTTGCTCGCGCTCGGTGCCGGTCTCGGCGCCAGCACACTACTCGGCACCACTGCGCAGGCGCGCGCGCCGAAGCTCGGCACGCAGACACCCTATTGGCACCGCTTCGTGCTCGGCGACGCCGAAGTGACCGTGGTGTCCGACGGTCCGCTTCCGCTCGGCGATCCCTCCGGCACCTTCACCGGCGTGCCGAAGGAAGAAGTGAAGAAGATGCTCTCCGACAATTTCCTCTCGCCCGACAATGTCGTGCTCGAGCAGAACTCGCCGATCGTCAACACCGGCGACAAGCTGATCCTGTTCGACACCGGCATGGG
This Bradyrhizobium sp. CCBAU 53421 DNA region includes the following protein-coding sequences:
- a CDS encoding YraN family protein — encoded protein: MAKTDGASPERVAAFRTGLSAESRAAALLIAKGYRILAKRFRTPYGEIDLVARRRNLLAFVEVKARASLDDAAYAVTPRQQQRIVNAAQAWLMTHPEHAEFDLRFDAVLIAPKSLPRHLLAAFDASP
- the gshB gene encoding glutathione synthase; protein product: MKLKIAVQMDPIARINIRGDSTFALLLEAQKRGHGISYYTPDKLSLRGEELVAPVQPLTVRDEVGAHFTLSEPKREALNGFDVVLLRQDPPFDLAYITSTHLLERIHPKTLVVNDPASVRNAPEKLFVMNFPQLMPPTLISRDLDEINAFRDQHGAVVMKPLHGHGGAAVFRVMPQDMNFGSLFDMFSVTFKEPWVIQRFLPEVKHGDKRIILVDGEFAGAVNRVPAADDLRSNMVRGGAAKATELSDREREICATVGPALRELGLMFVGLDVIDGNLTEINVTSPTGIRAIARLNGPDVAAKIWDAIEKKRAAK